One genomic window of Geodermatophilus sp. DSM 44513 includes the following:
- the uvrC gene encoding excinuclease ABC subunit UvrC has product MPDPSTYRPAVGSIPESPGVYRFRDPNGRVVYVGKAKSLRQRLNSYFADVAGLHPRTRQMVTTAASVEWTVVGTEVEALQLEYNWIKEYDPRFNVRYRDDKSYPSLAVTLNEEYPRLQVMRGPKKKGVRYFGPYAHAWAIRETLDTLTRVFPARTCSTGVFKRAGQIGRPCLLGYIGKCAAPCVGRVSAEEHREIVDGFCDFMAGRTEQMVRRLEREMARAAEAMEYERAARLRDDLGALRRALEKQAVVLGDGTDADVVAFAQDELEASVQVFHVRGGRVRGQRGWIVDKVEEVSTGELVEQFLLQVYGGVDEATGVGEAGEAVPREVLVPELPDDADVYEELLTELRGSRVSLRVPQRGDKRALMETVERNAKEAFARHRVKRSSDLTARSLALAELQEALELPDAPLRIECIDVSHVQQTNVVASMVVFEDGLAKRSDYRRFSVQHGTDDTAAMAEVVRRRFARHLKEEADRRDEQGVAAEEGRPRRFAYPPNLLVVDGGAPQVAAAARSLDELGVVDVAVCGLAKRMEEVWLPGESDPVVLPRTSEALYLLQRIRDEAHRFAITYHRQKRSTSMLVSLLDDVPGLGETRRKALMKEFGSLKRLRAATVEELTAVPGIGRRTAEAVLAAVAQPEAGPAGPADGVAAGEDAVGTTTAPAGPAERGTPRSGTGATAEVGRVAS; this is encoded by the coding sequence GTGCCCGACCCGTCCACCTACCGCCCCGCGGTCGGCAGCATCCCGGAGTCCCCGGGGGTGTACCGCTTCCGCGACCCCAACGGCCGGGTCGTCTACGTCGGCAAGGCCAAGAGCCTCCGGCAGCGGCTGAACAGCTACTTCGCCGACGTCGCGGGCCTGCACCCGCGGACCCGGCAGATGGTGACGACGGCGGCCAGCGTCGAGTGGACCGTCGTCGGCACCGAGGTCGAGGCCCTCCAGCTCGAGTACAACTGGATCAAGGAGTACGACCCGCGGTTCAACGTCCGCTACCGGGACGACAAGAGCTACCCCTCGCTGGCCGTCACGCTGAACGAGGAGTACCCGCGGCTGCAGGTGATGCGCGGGCCGAAGAAGAAGGGCGTCCGCTACTTCGGCCCCTACGCGCACGCCTGGGCCATCCGCGAGACGCTGGACACCCTCACCCGCGTCTTCCCGGCCCGCACCTGCTCCACCGGCGTCTTCAAGCGCGCCGGGCAGATCGGCCGGCCCTGCCTGCTCGGCTACATCGGCAAGTGCGCCGCCCCCTGCGTCGGCCGGGTCTCCGCCGAGGAGCACCGGGAGATCGTCGACGGCTTCTGCGACTTCATGGCCGGGCGCACCGAGCAGATGGTGCGCCGGCTGGAGCGGGAGATGGCGCGGGCCGCCGAGGCGATGGAGTACGAGCGGGCCGCCCGGCTGCGCGACGACCTCGGCGCGCTGCGGCGGGCGCTGGAGAAGCAGGCCGTCGTCCTCGGCGACGGCACCGACGCCGACGTCGTCGCCTTCGCGCAGGACGAGCTGGAGGCCTCCGTGCAGGTCTTCCACGTCCGCGGCGGGCGGGTGCGCGGGCAGCGCGGCTGGATCGTGGACAAGGTCGAGGAGGTCAGCACCGGCGAGCTCGTCGAGCAGTTCCTGCTCCAGGTCTACGGCGGCGTCGACGAGGCCACCGGCGTCGGCGAGGCCGGGGAGGCGGTGCCCCGCGAGGTGCTCGTCCCCGAGCTGCCCGACGACGCCGACGTCTACGAGGAGCTGCTCACCGAGCTGCGCGGCAGCCGGGTGAGCCTGCGGGTGCCCCAGCGCGGCGACAAGCGCGCGCTCATGGAGACCGTCGAGCGCAACGCCAAGGAGGCCTTCGCCCGGCACCGGGTCAAGCGGTCCAGCGACCTCACCGCCCGGTCCCTGGCGCTGGCCGAGCTGCAGGAGGCCCTCGAGCTGCCCGACGCGCCGCTGCGCATCGAGTGCATCGACGTCTCGCACGTGCAGCAGACCAACGTGGTGGCCAGCATGGTCGTGTTCGAGGACGGGCTGGCCAAGCGGTCGGACTACCGCCGGTTCTCCGTGCAGCACGGCACCGACGACACCGCGGCGATGGCGGAGGTGGTGCGCCGCCGGTTCGCCCGCCACCTCAAGGAGGAGGCCGACCGCCGGGACGAGCAGGGGGTCGCGGCCGAGGAGGGCCGGCCGCGCCGGTTCGCCTACCCGCCCAACCTGCTGGTGGTCGACGGCGGCGCCCCGCAGGTCGCCGCCGCCGCGCGGTCGCTGGACGAGCTGGGCGTCGTCGACGTCGCCGTGTGCGGGCTGGCCAAGCGGATGGAGGAGGTGTGGCTGCCCGGCGAGAGCGACCCGGTCGTGCTGCCGCGCACCTCCGAGGCGCTGTACCTGCTGCAGCGGATCCGGGACGAGGCCCACCGGTTCGCGATCACCTACCACCGGCAGAAGCGCTCCACGAGCATGCTGGTCTCCCTGTTGGACGACGTCCCCGGCCTCGGGGAGACGCGGCGGAAGGCGCTGATGAAGGAGTTCGGGTCCCTCAAGCGGCTGCGGGCCGCGACCGTCGAGGAGCTGACCGCCGTCCCCGGCATCGGCCGCCGGACGGCGGAGGCGGTGCTGGCCGCCGTCGCCCAGCCGGAGGCGGGACCGGCCGGCCCGGCCGACGGCGTGGCAGCGGGGGAGGACGCCGTCGGGACGACGACGGCGCCCGCCGGCCCGGCCGAGCGCGGCACCCCGCGCAGCGGGACGGGCGCGACCGCCGAGGTCGGCCGGGTGGCGTCGTGA
- a CDS encoding trans-acting enoyl reductase family protein: protein MDGPARTHDLVVYGATGFVGRLVAAHLASVAPAGLRVALAGRSHDRLERARAELPAAARDWPLVTADATDEASLAVLAGATRVLATTVGPYARHGLPVVEACARAGTHYADLTGEMLFVRRAIDRTDPVARDTGARIVHACGYDSVPSDLAVLLLAERARADGAGGLGEVRLVATARGGFSGGTVDSARAQFEEVGRDPAARRLVGDPFSLSPDRDAEPDTPQPRDAAPPSRTPDGRWTAPFVMAPFNTRVVRRSNALQDWAYGRGLRYGELQGCGRGPAGAVAAVALTAGLAGFVGAMALPPARAVLDRVLPAPGTGPDERTRARGWFRSVVDATTEGGRRYRATVAGRGDPGYAATAVMIGETALALAVDGDRLPARAGSLTPATALGAVLADRLRAAGHTYEVAEQG, encoded by the coding sequence GTGGACGGTCCCGCACGCACCCACGACCTGGTCGTCTACGGCGCCACCGGCTTCGTCGGCCGGCTGGTCGCCGCCCACCTGGCCTCGGTCGCTCCCGCCGGCCTGCGGGTCGCGCTGGCCGGGCGCTCCCACGACCGGCTGGAGCGGGCCCGCGCCGAGCTGCCGGCCGCCGCCCGCGACTGGCCGCTGGTCACCGCGGACGCCACCGACGAGGCGTCGCTGGCCGTGCTGGCCGGCGCGACGCGCGTGCTGGCCACGACCGTCGGCCCCTACGCCCGCCACGGCCTGCCCGTCGTCGAGGCCTGTGCCCGGGCCGGCACCCACTACGCCGACCTCACCGGCGAAATGCTGTTCGTCCGCCGGGCGATCGACCGCACCGACCCCGTCGCCCGGGACACCGGCGCCCGCATCGTGCACGCCTGCGGCTACGACTCCGTCCCCTCCGACCTGGCCGTGCTGCTGCTCGCCGAGCGGGCCCGGGCGGACGGCGCCGGCGGGCTGGGCGAGGTGCGGCTGGTCGCCACGGCCCGCGGCGGTTTCAGCGGCGGGACCGTCGACTCCGCCCGCGCCCAGTTCGAGGAGGTCGGCCGCGACCCGGCGGCCCGCCGGCTGGTCGGGGACCCGTTCTCCCTCAGCCCCGACCGCGACGCCGAACCGGACACCCCCCAGCCGCGGGACGCCGCCCCGCCGTCCCGCACGCCCGACGGCCGGTGGACGGCGCCGTTCGTCATGGCGCCGTTCAACACCCGGGTGGTGCGGCGCAGCAACGCCCTGCAGGACTGGGCCTACGGCCGCGGCCTGCGCTACGGCGAGCTCCAGGGCTGCGGCCGCGGCCCGGCCGGGGCGGTGGCGGCGGTCGCCCTGACCGCCGGGCTGGCCGGCTTCGTCGGCGCGATGGCCCTGCCGCCGGCACGCGCGGTGCTCGACCGGGTGCTGCCCGCGCCGGGCACCGGCCCGGACGAGCGGACCCGCGCCCGCGGCTGGTTCCGCTCGGTGGTGGACGCGACCACCGAGGGCGGGCGGCGGTACCGCGCCACCGTGGCGGGCCGGGGCGACCCCGGATACGCGGCGACCGCCGTGATGATCGGCGAGACGGCCCTCGCGCTGGCCGTCGACGGCGACCGGCTGCCCGCGCGGGCCGGCTCGCTCACCCCGGCCACCGCGCTCGGCGCCGTGCTGGCCGACCGGCTGCGCGCCGCCGGGCACACCTACGAGGTCGCCGAGCAGGGGTAG
- the rapZ gene encoding RNase adapter RapZ encodes MSEQAPDTAHLDTPPGAPGHPHGDAPPPLDPSGTETAPLDVVVVTGLSGAGKNTAGRVMEDLGWYVVDNLPPALLLPMVELGARGDVRRFAAVVDVRSRAFSSDLQEAIRVLAEAGHRPRVVYVHARDEVLVRRYESNRREHPLQDGGTLTDGITAERALLTGIAGDADLWVDTSDLNVHQLRATLENAFAREGRTPPLTATVLSFGFKYGLPLDADLVVDARFLPNPHWLPELRPHSGQDPDVRDYVLGQDDARPFLDRYTDVLRLLIPGYRREGKRYLTLAVGCTGGKHRSVAIAEEFARRLCADGVDATVQHRDLGRE; translated from the coding sequence GTGAGCGAGCAGGCCCCCGACACCGCACACCTGGACACGCCCCCCGGCGCGCCGGGTCACCCGCACGGCGACGCCCCGCCGCCGCTGGACCCGTCCGGCACCGAGACCGCGCCGCTGGACGTCGTGGTGGTCACCGGGCTGTCCGGCGCCGGCAAGAACACCGCCGGGCGGGTGATGGAGGACCTGGGCTGGTACGTCGTCGACAACCTGCCGCCGGCGCTGCTGCTGCCGATGGTCGAGCTGGGCGCGCGGGGGGACGTGCGCCGGTTCGCCGCCGTCGTCGACGTGCGCAGCCGGGCGTTCTCCAGCGACCTGCAGGAGGCCATCCGGGTGCTGGCCGAGGCCGGCCACCGCCCCCGGGTGGTCTACGTGCACGCCCGCGACGAGGTGCTGGTCCGCCGCTACGAGTCCAACCGCCGCGAGCACCCCCTGCAGGACGGCGGCACGCTCACCGACGGCATCACCGCCGAGCGGGCGCTGCTGACCGGCATCGCCGGCGACGCCGACCTGTGGGTGGACACCAGCGACCTCAACGTCCACCAGCTGCGGGCCACGCTGGAGAACGCCTTCGCCCGCGAGGGCCGGACCCCGCCGCTGACCGCCACGGTGCTCAGCTTCGGCTTCAAGTACGGCCTGCCGCTGGACGCCGACCTGGTCGTCGACGCCCGCTTCCTGCCCAACCCGCACTGGCTGCCCGAACTGCGCCCCCACTCCGGGCAGGACCCGGACGTGCGCGACTACGTCCTCGGCCAGGACGACGCCCGGCCGTTCCTGGACCGCTACACCGACGTGCTGCGGCTGCTCATCCCCGGTTACCGGCGCGAGGGCAAGCGCTACCTGACCCTCGCCGTGGGCTGCACCGGCGGCAAGCACCGCAGCGTGGCCATCGCCGAGGAGTTCGCCCGCCGGCTGTGCGCCGACGGCGTCGACGCCACCGTGCAGCACCGCGACCTGGGCCGCGAGTAG
- the uvrA gene encoding excinuclease ABC subunit UvrA, translating to MDRLVVRGAREHNLKDVHLDLPRDALIVFTGLSGSGKSSLAFDTIFAEGQRRYVESLSAYARQFLGQMDKPDVDFIEGLSPAVSIDQKSTNRNPRSTVGTITEVYDYLRLLYARAGQPHCPNCGKPISRQTPQQIVDQVLAMEEGTRFQVLAPVVRARKGEYVDLFSSLQTQGFARVRVDGVVHQLTEPPTLKKQEKHTIEVIVDRLTVKESAKRRLTDSVETALGLAGGLVVLDFVDLPEGDTQRERTFSEHLACVDDGLSFEALEPRSFSFNSPFGACPECTGIGTRKEVDPELVVPDPGRSLAQGAIAPWATSMSNEYFTRLLTGLSQQIGFSMDDPWERLPAKVQKAVLHGSPDQVHVRYKNRYGRERSYYAAFEGVLPFIERRHEDTDSEFMRDKYEGYMRDVPCPVCHGTRLKPEILAVKLGGRSIAEVTGLSIGDAAQWLGALELGERERAIADRVLREIQARLSFLVDVGLDYLSMDRPAATLAGGEAQRIRLATQIGSGLVGVLYVLDEPSIGLHQRDNTRLIETLVRLRDMGNTLIVVEHDEDTIKVADWVVDIGPGAGEHGGEVVVSGTVADLLASERSLTGAYLSGRRQIAVPQVRRQPTPGRELVVKGAREHNLKGVDVTFPLGCLVGVTGVSGSGKSSLVNDILYTTLANQLNRARMVPGRHRTVTGLEHLDKVVHVDQSPIGRTPRSNPATYTGVWDQVRKLFAQTSEAKIRGYQPGRFSFNVKGGRCEACSGDGTLKIEMNFLPDVYVPCEVCKGARFNRETLEVHYKGKTVAEVLDMPIEEAADFFAAIPGISRYLRTLTEVGLGYVRLGQPATTLSGGEAQRVKLASELQKRSNGRSIYVLDEPTTGLHFEDIRKLLIVLQGLVDKGNSVLVIEHNLDVIKSCDWLIDMGPEGGFRGGTVVAEGPPEFLATVTESHTGRYLAPLLDPDAVAAAAAPKKRARRRAS from the coding sequence TCTCGCCGGCGGTCTCGATCGACCAGAAGTCGACCAACCGCAACCCGCGGTCGACGGTCGGCACGATCACCGAGGTCTACGACTACCTCCGGCTGCTCTACGCCCGCGCCGGGCAGCCGCACTGCCCCAACTGCGGCAAGCCGATCTCCCGGCAGACCCCGCAGCAGATCGTCGACCAGGTGCTGGCCATGGAGGAGGGCACCCGCTTCCAGGTGCTCGCCCCCGTCGTCCGGGCCCGCAAGGGCGAGTACGTCGACCTGTTCAGCTCGCTGCAGACCCAGGGCTTCGCCCGCGTCCGCGTCGACGGCGTGGTCCACCAGCTGACCGAGCCGCCGACGCTGAAGAAGCAGGAGAAGCACACGATCGAGGTGATCGTCGACCGGCTCACCGTCAAGGAGAGCGCCAAGCGGCGGCTCACCGACTCGGTGGAGACCGCGCTCGGCCTGGCCGGTGGCCTCGTCGTCCTGGACTTCGTCGACCTCCCCGAGGGCGACACCCAGCGCGAGCGCACCTTCTCCGAGCACCTGGCCTGCGTGGACGACGGGCTGTCCTTCGAGGCGCTGGAGCCACGGTCGTTCTCCTTCAACTCGCCGTTCGGGGCCTGCCCGGAGTGCACCGGCATCGGCACCCGCAAGGAGGTCGACCCCGAGCTGGTGGTCCCCGACCCGGGGCGGAGCCTGGCGCAGGGCGCGATCGCCCCGTGGGCGACGTCGATGAGCAACGAGTACTTCACCCGGCTGCTCACCGGCCTGTCCCAGCAGATCGGCTTCTCCATGGACGACCCGTGGGAGCGGCTGCCGGCCAAGGTGCAGAAGGCCGTGCTGCACGGCTCGCCGGACCAGGTGCACGTCCGCTACAAGAACCGCTACGGCCGTGAGCGCAGCTACTACGCCGCCTTCGAGGGCGTGCTGCCGTTCATCGAGCGGCGGCACGAGGACACCGACAGCGAGTTCATGCGGGACAAGTACGAGGGCTACATGCGCGACGTGCCCTGCCCGGTCTGCCACGGCACCCGGCTCAAGCCGGAGATCCTCGCCGTCAAGCTCGGCGGCCGCTCCATCGCCGAGGTCACCGGGCTGTCCATCGGCGACGCGGCGCAGTGGCTGGGCGCCCTGGAGCTCGGCGAGCGCGAGCGGGCCATCGCCGACCGGGTGCTCCGGGAGATCCAGGCGCGGCTGTCCTTCCTCGTCGACGTCGGCCTGGACTACCTGTCCATGGACCGGCCCGCGGCCACCCTGGCCGGCGGCGAGGCCCAGCGGATCCGGCTGGCCACCCAGATCGGCTCCGGGCTGGTCGGCGTCCTCTACGTGCTCGACGAGCCCTCCATCGGGCTGCACCAGCGGGACAACACCCGGCTGATCGAGACCCTCGTGCGGCTGCGCGACATGGGCAACACGCTCATCGTCGTCGAGCACGACGAGGACACCATCAAGGTCGCCGACTGGGTGGTCGACATCGGCCCCGGCGCGGGCGAGCACGGCGGCGAGGTCGTCGTCAGCGGTACCGTCGCCGACCTGCTGGCCAGCGAGCGGTCGCTGACGGGTGCGTACCTGTCCGGGCGCCGGCAGATCGCCGTCCCGCAGGTGCGCCGCCAGCCCACGCCCGGCCGCGAGCTGGTCGTCAAGGGCGCCCGGGAGCACAACCTCAAGGGCGTCGACGTGACGTTCCCGCTGGGCTGCCTGGTGGGCGTCACCGGGGTGTCCGGGTCGGGCAAGTCCAGCCTGGTCAACGACATCCTCTACACCACCCTGGCCAACCAGCTCAACCGCGCCCGGATGGTGCCCGGCCGGCACCGCACCGTCACCGGCCTGGAGCACCTGGACAAGGTGGTGCACGTCGACCAGTCGCCGATCGGGCGCACCCCGCGGTCCAACCCGGCCACCTACACCGGGGTCTGGGACCAGGTGCGCAAGCTGTTCGCGCAGACGTCGGAGGCCAAGATCCGCGGCTACCAGCCCGGCCGGTTCTCCTTCAACGTCAAGGGCGGCCGCTGCGAGGCCTGCTCCGGTGACGGCACGCTGAAGATCGAGATGAACTTCCTGCCCGACGTGTACGTGCCCTGCGAGGTGTGCAAGGGCGCCCGGTTCAACCGGGAGACCCTCGAGGTGCACTACAAGGGCAAGACGGTCGCCGAGGTCCTCGACATGCCCATCGAGGAGGCCGCCGACTTCTTCGCCGCCATCCCGGGCATCTCCCGGTACCTGCGCACGCTCACCGAGGTCGGGCTGGGCTACGTCCGGCTCGGCCAGCCGGCCACCACGCTGTCCGGCGGCGAGGCCCAGCGCGTCAAGCTGGCCAGCGAGCTGCAGAAGCGGTCCAACGGCCGCAGCATCTACGTCCTCGACGAGCCCACCACCGGGCTGCACTTCGAGGACATCCGCAAGCTGCTCATCGTGCTGCAGGGCCTGGTCGACAAGGGCAACTCGGTGCTCGTCATCGAGCACAACCTGGACGTCATCAAGAGCTGCGACTGGCTCATCGACATGGGCCCCGAGGGCGGGTTCCGCGGCGGCACGGTCGTGGCCGAGGGCCCGCCGGAGTTCCTCGCCACGGTCACGGAGAGCCACACCGGCCGCTACCTGGCACCGCTGCTCGACCCGGACGCCGTCGCCGCCGCCGCGGCGCCGAAGAAGCGGGCCCGCCGCCGGGCCAGCTGA
- the yvcK gene encoding uridine diphosphate-N-acetylglucosamine-binding protein YvcK, translated as MGAPAPVPAAGANGARPPRVVAFGGGHGLAAALGAWRRITPDLTAVVTVADDGGSSGRIRREMPVLPPGDLRMALSALAGDATDTRQMAALLQHRLGGSGVLAGHPVGNLVLTGLTELHGGDCVRALDDLCRLLGARGRVLPMADVPLDLVATVESTDPDDPARTRRIRGQVAIAATPGRVRDILVSPDDPPVHPAVLDAIAAADVVSLGPGSWYTSVLPHLLVPRLRAALEASSARVVVVLNLEPQPGETDGFSPEEHLTVLQSHLGGVALHTVIADAGSVVDRCGLLSAVRECGAELVLAPVAEDGGAPRHDPARLAAALQEALGTARGMTGAERVPQRLVPDAQRRRDEGNTAHGAC; from the coding sequence GTGGGCGCACCCGCACCCGTCCCTGCCGCCGGGGCGAACGGAGCCCGGCCGCCGCGCGTCGTCGCCTTCGGCGGCGGCCACGGGCTGGCCGCCGCGCTGGGCGCCTGGCGCCGGATCACGCCGGACCTGACCGCGGTGGTCACCGTGGCCGACGACGGCGGGTCCTCCGGGCGGATCCGCCGGGAGATGCCGGTCCTGCCGCCGGGTGACCTGCGGATGGCGCTCAGCGCGCTGGCCGGCGACGCCACGGACACCCGGCAGATGGCCGCCCTGCTGCAGCACCGGCTGGGCGGCAGCGGGGTGCTCGCCGGCCACCCGGTGGGCAACCTGGTGCTCACCGGTCTCACCGAGCTGCACGGGGGCGACTGCGTGCGCGCGCTGGACGACCTGTGCCGGCTGCTGGGCGCCCGCGGGCGGGTGCTGCCGATGGCCGACGTCCCCCTGGACCTGGTGGCCACGGTGGAGAGCACCGACCCCGACGACCCGGCGCGCACCCGCAGGATCCGCGGTCAGGTGGCGATCGCCGCGACCCCCGGCCGGGTGCGCGACATCCTGGTGTCCCCGGACGACCCGCCGGTGCACCCCGCCGTGCTCGACGCGATCGCAGCCGCCGACGTCGTCTCCCTCGGCCCGGGCTCCTGGTACACCTCGGTGCTGCCGCACCTGCTCGTACCCCGGCTGCGGGCCGCGCTGGAGGCCAGCAGCGCCCGGGTGGTCGTCGTGCTCAACCTCGAGCCGCAACCGGGGGAGACCGACGGCTTCTCCCCGGAGGAGCACCTGACCGTGCTGCAGAGCCACCTCGGTGGAGTGGCGTTGCACACGGTGATCGCGGATGCAGGATCGGTGGTTGACCGCTGTGGTCTCCTGTCAGCGGTACGGGAGTGCGGTGCCGAGCTCGTGCTGGCCCCGGTCGCCGAGGACGGCGGCGCGCCACGGCACGACCCGGCCCGCCTGGCCGCCGCCCTGCAGGAGGCGCTCGGCACGGCACGGGGCATGACGGGCGCGGAACGGGTACCGCAACGTCTCGTACCGGATGCGCAACGCAGGCGCGACGAAGGGAACACCGCACATGGGGCTTGCTGA
- the whiA gene encoding DNA-binding protein WhiA: MAMTAMVKDELSRVECSKTSERKAEVTALLRFSGGLHIVGGRVVIEAELDTGSVARRLRRDISEVYGYTSGVSVLAGGNIRRGVRYLVRIAKHGEGLARQTGLVDQRGRPVRGLPPSVVSGGINDAEAAWRGAFLAHGSLTEPGRSSSLEVTCPGPEAAMALVGAARRLGIAAKAREVRGADRVVVRDGDAISALLTRMGAHDAVMAWEERRMRREVRATANRLANFDDANLRRSARAAVAASARVERAMEILDGDAPEHLLIAGRLRLEHGQASLEELGQRADPPMTKDAVAGRIRRLLAMADKRAKDLGVPDTESVVTDDMLT; the protein is encoded by the coding sequence ATGGCGATGACGGCCATGGTCAAGGACGAGCTGTCGCGGGTGGAGTGCAGCAAGACCTCCGAGCGCAAGGCGGAGGTCACCGCGCTGCTGCGGTTCAGCGGCGGCCTGCACATCGTCGGCGGGCGGGTGGTCATCGAGGCCGAGCTGGACACCGGCTCGGTGGCCCGCCGGCTGCGGCGCGACATCAGCGAGGTGTACGGCTACACCAGCGGCGTGAGCGTGCTGGCCGGCGGCAACATCCGCCGCGGCGTGCGCTACCTGGTCCGCATCGCCAAGCACGGCGAGGGCCTGGCCCGCCAGACCGGGCTGGTCGACCAGCGCGGCCGGCCGGTGCGCGGGCTGCCGCCGTCGGTGGTCAGCGGCGGCATCAACGACGCCGAGGCAGCCTGGCGCGGCGCCTTCCTGGCGCACGGCTCGCTGACCGAGCCCGGCCGCTCCTCCTCCCTGGAGGTGACCTGCCCCGGCCCGGAGGCCGCGATGGCGCTGGTCGGCGCGGCCCGCCGGCTCGGCATCGCGGCCAAGGCCCGCGAGGTGCGCGGCGCCGACCGGGTGGTGGTGCGCGACGGCGACGCCATCAGCGCGCTGCTCACCCGGATGGGTGCCCACGACGCGGTGATGGCCTGGGAGGAGCGGCGGATGCGCCGCGAGGTCCGCGCCACCGCCAACCGGCTGGCCAACTTCGACGACGCCAACCTGCGCCGCTCGGCGCGCGCCGCGGTGGCCGCCAGCGCCCGCGTGGAGCGGGCCATGGAGATCCTCGACGGCGACGCCCCGGAGCACCTGCTGATCGCCGGCCGGCTGCGGCTGGAGCACGGGCAGGCGTCGCTGGAGGAGCTCGGCCAGCGCGCGGACCCGCCGATGACCAAGGACGCCGTCGCCGGCCGGATCCGCCGGCTGCTGGCCATGGCCGACAAGCGCGCCAAGGACCTCGGCGTCCCGGACACCGAGTCCGTGGTCACCGACGACATGCTCACCTGA